In one window of bacterium DNA:
- a CDS encoding LptA/OstA family protein, translated as MNTKSLLFLFLLTTKLYPLTMTVSGDSANWNKKKQVFVLKGNVVLKRGSITLKAPIVRLKGEIENPEKIIASGGVIVSDKERNATIKAETIEVFLKEKRGWAKQGVRIEYKNRVILGKQGVYDGLKDIAELTGSCTMTEAGRVFEAETMRYFTEEDKIEFEGSVKGKIEVK; from the coding sequence TTGAATACTAAATCTCTCCTCTTCTTGTTTCTTCTCACAACAAAGCTTTATCCCCTTACAATGACCGTGTCAGGGGATAGTGCAAATTGGAATAAAAAGAAGCAGGTTTTTGTTTTAAAGGGAAATGTTGTTTTAAAGAGGGGTTCTATTACCCTTAAGGCACCCATTGTCCGATTAAAGGGAGAGATTGAAAACCCAGAGAAAATTATTGCCTCCGGAGGCGTTATTGTTTCTGATAAGGAACGGAATGCGACCATTAAGGCAGAGACAATTGAGGTATTTTTAAAGGAAAAAAGGGGATGGGCAAAGCAGGGGGTAAGGATTGAGTATAAAAACAGGGTAATCTTGGGAAAACAGGGGGTATATGATGGTTTAAAGGACATTGCAGAGCTAACCGGTTCTTGCACAATGACAGAGGCAGGTAGGGTATTTGAAGCAGAAACAATGAGGTATTTTACCGAAGAAGATAAAATTGAATTTGAAGGGTCTGTAAAGGGTAAAATAGAGGTTAAATGA
- a CDS encoding DUF721 domain-containing protein, with protein MRRTKKVERIDVVLDRVLKASGLENAFLEQRVISLLPEIFDKRIMAHIKSYHMEDRILFIKLDSPVWARELLFLKKEMMDKINNSLTKKYIKNVMFKS; from the coding sequence ATGAGGAGAACAAAGAAGGTAGAAAGGATTGATGTAGTTCTTGATCGGGTATTAAAGGCGTCTGGCTTGGAGAATGCCTTTTTAGAGCAAAGGGTTATTTCTTTATTGCCAGAGATATTTGACAAAAGGATAATGGCACATATAAAATCATATCATATGGAGGATAGAATCCTCTTTATAAAGCTTGATAGCCCTGTCTGGGCAAGGGAGCTTTTGTTCTTGAAAAAAGAGATGATGGATAAGATAAACAACTCCTTGACAAAAAAATATATCAAGAATGTAATGTTTAAAAGCTAG
- the aroA gene encoding 3-phosphoshikimate 1-carboxyvinyltransferase produces the protein MKEIIVPPDKSISHRAILIGSLCKKPLKIKNPLKAGDTLSTISCLRSLGIRIEEEWGMRSAECGVNEIIVYGKSWKKPEAPLYCGNSGTTMRLLSGILAGLPYEVILTGDSSLSKRPMRRIGEPLSMMGAKFVGDYPPITIEGGDLKAISYKMPISSAQVKSAILLAGLSATGKTSITEPLLSRDHTERMLEFLCVPIKRDGFTISLDGPFEIEGGLEIEIPGDFSSASFFIGAGIILNREIKIKNIGINKTRIGFLDCLKKMGAAFTIENERLICNEPIGDIIINPSRLSGIEVSPKDIPIMIDEVPILSILALFAEGTTIIKGSSELRAKETDRIKAMVLELSKLGARISELPDGMVIEGGYPLKGAGLYSHKDHRIAMALSVLSLKVPGIEIEGKEWADISFPNFYEMISWFKKG, from the coding sequence ATGAAAGAAATAATTGTTCCTCCCGATAAATCCATATCCCATAGGGCAATTTTAATTGGCTCTCTATGTAAGAAGCCTCTTAAAATAAAAAATCCCCTTAAAGCAGGGGATACCCTATCTACCATATCCTGTCTTCGTTCCCTTGGGATAAGGATAGAGGAAGAATGGGGAATGCGGAGTGCGGAGTGCGGAGTGAATGAAATAATTGTTTATGGAAAGAGTTGGAAAAAGCCAGAAGCCCCCCTTTACTGCGGAAACTCTGGAACAACAATGAGGCTTCTTTCTGGAATCCTTGCAGGCCTTCCATATGAAGTAATCCTTACCGGAGATAGTTCATTAAGCAAAAGGCCAATGAGGAGGATAGGAGAGCCACTTTCTATGATGGGTGCGAAATTTGTTGGTGATTATCCGCCGATTACAATAGAAGGAGGCGACCTAAAGGCTATATCATACAAGATGCCAATCTCAAGTGCTCAGGTAAAATCTGCAATCCTTCTCGCAGGGTTGTCTGCCACGGGAAAAACAAGCATAACAGAACCCCTTCTATCCAGAGACCATACAGAAAGAATGTTAGAATTCTTATGTGTTCCTATAAAAAGGGATGGCTTTACAATTTCCCTTGATGGACCCTTTGAAATTGAAGGAGGATTAGAAATAGAAATCCCAGGGGATTTCTCATCTGCCTCATTTTTTATTGGCGCAGGCATTATCCTTAATAGAGAGATTAAGATTAAAAATATAGGGATAAACAAGACAAGAATAGGGTTTCTTGATTGTTTGAAAAAGATGGGTGCAGCTTTTACCATAGAAAATGAAAGGCTTATCTGCAATGAGCCTATTGGCGATATTATTATAAACCCAAGCAGGCTTTCTGGAATTGAGGTTTCCCCTAAAGATATTCCAATAATGATTGACGAGGTTCCTATTCTTTCTATTTTAGCTTTATTTGCAGAGGGAACAACCATAATAAAAGGCTCATCTGAGCTTAGGGCAAAGGAAACCGATAGGATAAAGGCAATGGTATTAGAGCTTTCAAAACTAGGGGCAAGGATAAGCGAATTGCCAGATGGTATGGTTATAGAGGGTGGCTATCCATTAAAGGGAGCAGGTCTTTATTCCCACAAAGACCATAGGATTGCAATGGCCCTTTCTGTTTTATCCCTTAAGGTTCCTGGAATAGAGATTGAAGGAAAAGAATGGGCAGATATCTCCTTTCCCAATTTTTATGAGATGATTTCTTGGTTTAAGAAAGGCTAA
- a CDS encoding FecR family protein: protein MKKAIFLLLFTTLAFAEDFKLSFFMGEVFVKQKDKTEWIKASLNMIIKEGDQIRTGEDASAEIIRGEDVIKIACNTTFTLKILAEKRDVFSVFFGKVWLRIKRLKEKDTTIETPTTVMGLRGTIFSVDVLGKRTITDLFEGELDILAEGKRFILKAKERFLHDVDRPIEKRIEKRPLSADEMKGFKEIFKLPEELPKAPLPQAAIPQTGLVSLEKPKEKLLSQFSAPKEIEDLKGEIRGIRNELKTERLSILTVKERDFSCGRTMRDKWGNLVRVEQHLYRPTNSSIRFVNINKRETRLENTSQFSYGMIDAEFNKELPDDIRKWPEWIKGMVDEDTIADLHPEIVEFILSNGRPQEANADRMRWVSEWDSSKDELKEPNFYIDKGGDNSFGYTPYSNDWKSIRETTGESKNEFWSEETFKISKGGNVVGEMFVGSYLINNDGKVLNEDDFKNIDGFDALETTALEMRFESTNLLNKPIDIIFTADIILAGIRELMGSVIGAIE from the coding sequence ATGAAAAAGGCAATCTTTTTATTGCTATTTACAACCCTTGCTTTTGCTGAGGATTTTAAGCTTTCCTTCTTTATGGGAGAGGTCTTTGTAAAACAAAAGGATAAAACAGAATGGATAAAGGCATCCCTTAATATGATAATAAAAGAGGGAGACCAAATAAGGACAGGCGAAGATGCATCTGCTGAGATAATAAGAGGAGAGGATGTGATAAAGATTGCTTGCAATACAACCTTTACATTAAAAATTTTGGCAGAAAAGAGGGATGTATTCAGTGTATTTTTTGGCAAGGTCTGGCTGCGCATAAAAAGGCTAAAGGAGAAGGATACAACCATTGAGACACCAACCACGGTTATGGGGCTTCGGGGAACCATATTCTCAGTTGATGTTTTGGGAAAGAGGACAATTACCGACCTCTTTGAGGGAGAGCTTGATATTTTAGCCGAGGGAAAGAGGTTTATTTTAAAGGCAAAAGAGAGGTTTTTACACGATGTGGATAGGCCAATTGAAAAAAGGATTGAGAAAAGACCTCTATCTGCCGATGAAATGAAGGGATTTAAAGAGATTTTTAAACTACCCGAGGAATTGCCAAAAGCGCCCTTACCCCAAGCAGCTATTCCTCAAACAGGGCTTGTTTCTTTAGAAAAACCAAAGGAAAAATTGCTTTCTCAATTTAGTGCACCCAAAGAAATAGAGGATTTAAAAGGTGAAATAAGGGGTATAAGGAATGAATTAAAAACAGAAAGGCTATCTATCCTTACGGTAAAGGAAAGGGATTTTTCTTGTGGAAGGACAATGAGGGATAAATGGGGAAACCTTGTCCGGGTTGAGCAACACCTCTATAGACCTACAAATTCAAGCATAAGGTTTGTGAATATAAATAAGAGGGAGACGAGATTAGAAAATACAAGCCAATTTAGCTATGGAATGATTGATGCAGAATTTAATAAGGAGTTACCCGATGATATTAGAAAATGGCCAGAATGGATAAAGGGTATGGTGGATGAGGATACCATAGCTGACCTTCATCCAGAAATTGTAGAATTTATCCTCTCCAATGGAAGGCCTCAGGAGGCAAATGCCGATAGGATGAGGTGGGTAAGCGAATGGGATTCTTCAAAAGATGAGCTTAAAGAACCCAATTTTTATATCGACAAAGGCGGAGATAATTCATTTGGTTATACCCCATACAGCAATGATTGGAAAAGCATAAGAGAAACAACTGGTGAATCCAAAAATGAATTTTGGTCTGAGGAGACATTTAAGATATCAAAGGGAGGAAATGTAGTAGGTGAAATGTTTGTCGGCTCATACCTTATCAACAACGATGGCAAGGTTTTAAATGAGGATGATTTTAAAAACATTGATGGTTTTGATGCCTTAGAAACCACAGCCCTTGAAATGAGGTTTGAAAGCACAAATTTGTTAAACAAGCCAATTGACATTATTTTTACCGCAGATATTATTCTAGCAGGCATAAGGGAGTTGATGGGTAGTGTAATCGGAGCGATAGAGTGA